A section of the Rhodobacteraceae bacterium M382 genome encodes:
- a CDS encoding response regulator, which produces MAKILLVEDNEMNRDMLSRRLKKKGYEVVMAFDGQRGVEMASEESPDIILLDMSLPVMDGWDAARHLKASDQTKSIPIIALTAHAMAGDRDKALGAGCDDYDTKPVDLKRLLEKIEGWLNA; this is translated from the coding sequence ATGGCAAAAATTCTTCTGGTTGAAGACAATGAGATGAACCGAGACATGCTGTCTCGCAGACTCAAGAAGAAAGGCTACGAAGTCGTGATGGCATTTGACGGCCAGCGCGGTGTCGAGATGGCCTCAGAAGAAAGCCCCGACATAATACTGCTCGACATGAGCCTTCCGGTGATGGATGGCTGGGACGCTGCACGGCACCTCAAAGCCAGCGACCAAACAAAGAGCATACCGATTATCGCGCTGACAGCACATGCTATGGCTGGTGATCGAGACAAAGCCCTGGGTGCCGGCTGCGATGATTATGACACCAAGCCGGTCGACTTAAAGCGACTTCTAGAAAAGATTGAAGGTTGGCTTAACGCGTGA
- a CDS encoding ammonium transporter produces MANIDLLWVIFASALVFLMQGGFLCLESGMTRSKNSINVAIKNLADFCLSTLVFWALGFGLMFGLSYQGWIGSDLFAIDFAKASPSLAVFFLFQVMFCGAAVTILSGIVAERMKFGAYLFVAVIVSGLLYPIAGHWSWAGLDGAGGSGWLADLGFVDFAGSTVVHSVGGWAGLALVLIIGPRLGRFDDGSGAQTITPSNMPTATLGALLLFIGWLGFNGGSTLVLDDTVPSILINTVVGGCVGAISAGGLRYAVNQRLDVDQFINGALGGLVAVTANCFAVSTGSAALIGLVGGMIVVFVSQVLEVLKIDDAVGAIPVHLGAGIWGTLATGLYGDLDTLGTGLSRLEQIGVQGLGVLVYGIWTFGMAFLVFSAGNAAFRFRVSEAEEIAGLNISEHGMQHESEMKNAQGHSLEGAG; encoded by the coding sequence ATGGCGAACATTGATCTGCTCTGGGTCATTTTTGCCAGTGCGCTGGTCTTCCTGATGCAGGGTGGTTTCTTGTGCCTTGAGAGCGGGATGACCCGCTCAAAAAACAGCATCAACGTCGCCATCAAGAACCTCGCAGATTTCTGTCTGTCCACGCTGGTTTTCTGGGCTCTCGGCTTCGGGCTGATGTTCGGGCTGAGTTATCAGGGATGGATCGGATCGGACCTGTTCGCGATCGACTTTGCGAAGGCGTCCCCGTCTCTTGCTGTCTTCTTCCTATTCCAGGTGATGTTTTGTGGTGCCGCGGTCACGATCCTCTCTGGGATCGTCGCAGAGCGGATGAAGTTCGGGGCCTATCTCTTTGTCGCGGTGATCGTGTCCGGGCTTCTCTATCCCATTGCGGGCCATTGGAGTTGGGCCGGCCTTGACGGCGCTGGCGGGTCAGGCTGGCTTGCGGATTTGGGGTTTGTGGATTTTGCCGGGTCGACGGTGGTTCACAGTGTTGGCGGCTGGGCGGGGCTCGCGCTCGTCTTGATTATCGGCCCGCGCCTGGGGCGCTTTGATGACGGCTCGGGCGCACAGACCATCACCCCGTCGAACATGCCCACCGCCACGCTTGGCGCTCTTCTGCTTTTCATCGGCTGGCTTGGTTTCAATGGTGGCAGCACATTGGTGCTGGATGACACCGTGCCGTCGATCCTGATCAACACGGTCGTTGGGGGATGTGTCGGTGCCATTTCGGCCGGAGGTCTGCGATATGCGGTCAACCAGCGGCTCGACGTGGATCAGTTCATCAATGGCGCACTGGGCGGGTTAGTCGCCGTTACCGCGAATTGTTTCGCCGTCTCGACAGGGTCCGCCGCCCTGATTGGCCTGGTTGGTGGCATGATTGTCGTCTTTGTCAGCCAGGTCCTTGAGGTGTTGAAGATCGATGATGCGGTCGGCGCGATCCCTGTGCACCTGGGGGCCGGAATATGGGGCACTCTGGCAACCGGTCTCTACGGGGATCTGGATACACTTGGCACAGGCCTCAGCCGCCTCGAGCAGATCGGTGTTCAAGGTCTGGGCGTGCTTGTCTACGGCATCTGGACCTTTGGGATGGCCTTTCTGGTCTTCTCGGCCGGCAACGCAGCTTTCCGGTTCAGGGTGAGTGAAGCGGAAGAGATCGCCGGGCTCAATATCTCGGAACATGGGATGCAGCACGAAAGCGAGATGAAGAATGCACAAGGACATTCATTGGAGGGAGCTGGATGA
- a CDS encoding ammonium transporter has translation MIEQIDLLWVVIASALLFLMQAGFLCLETGMTRSKNNINVAIKNFCDFCVSALAFWLVGFGLMYGLSYQGWIGLDLFALDFAKTTSSLAVFFLFQVMLCVTSVTILSGVVAERMKFGAYLFAAVFVSGLLYPIAGHWSWAWRAAEGSGWLADLGFVDFAGSTVVHSVGGWAGLALVLIIGPRLGRFDDGSGAQTITPSNMPTATLGALLLFIGWLGFNGGSTLVLDDTVPSTLINTVVGGCVGAISAGGLRYAVNQRLDVDQFINGALGGLVAVTANCFAVSTGSAALIGLVGGMIVVFVSQVLEVLKIDDAVGAIPVHLGAGIWGTLATGFYGDLETLGTGLSRLEQISVQGLGVLVYGIWTFGVAFLVFSAGNAVFRFRVSEEEEIVGLNISELGIHQESELQDSQAIQDRTLS, from the coding sequence TTGATAGAGCAAATTGATCTTCTTTGGGTGGTCATCGCCAGTGCCTTATTGTTCTTGATGCAAGCGGGCTTTCTTTGCCTCGAAACGGGAATGACCCGTTCGAAGAACAACATCAACGTCGCGATCAAGAACTTCTGTGACTTCTGTGTCTCGGCCCTGGCATTCTGGCTCGTGGGCTTCGGACTGATGTATGGCCTGAGTTATCAGGGATGGATCGGGTTGGATCTTTTCGCACTCGATTTTGCCAAGACCACCTCGTCTCTTGCCGTCTTCTTCCTGTTTCAGGTGATGTTGTGTGTGACATCGGTCACGATCCTTTCTGGAGTTGTCGCCGAGCGTATGAAGTTCGGGGCCTATCTCTTTGCCGCCGTTTTCGTGTCAGGGCTGCTCTACCCCATTGCAGGGCACTGGAGTTGGGCCTGGCGCGCAGCAGAAGGATCAGGTTGGCTTGCGGATTTGGGGTTTGTGGATTTTGCCGGGTCGACGGTGGTTCACAGTGTTGGCGGCTGGGCGGGGCTCGCGCTCGTCTTGATTATCGGCCCGCGCTTGGGGCGCTTTGATGACGGCTCGGGCGCACAGACCATCACCCCGTCGAACATGCCCACCGCCACGCTTGGCGCTCTTCTGCTCTTCATTGGCTGGCTAGGCTTCAATGGTGGCAGCACCTTGGTGCTGGATGACACCGTGCCGTCGACCCTGATCAACACGGTCGTTGGGGGATGTGTCGGTGCCATTTCGGCCGGAGGTCTGCGATATGCGGTCAACCAGCGGCTCGACGTGGATCAGTTCATCAATGGCGCACTGGGCGGGCTTGTCGCCGTTACCGCGAATTGTTTCGCCGTCTCGACAGGGTCCGCCGCCCTGATTGGCCTGGTTGGTGGCATGATTGTCGTCTTTGTCAGCCAGGTCCTTGAGGTGTTGAAGATCGATGATGCGGTCGGCGCGATCCCTGTGCACCTGGGGGCCGGAATATGGGGCACTCTGGCAACCGGTTTCTACGGGGATCTCGAAACCCTTGGAACAGGGCTCAGCCGCCTTGAACAGATCAGTGTTCAAGGTCTGGGCGTGCTTGTCTACGGCATCTGGACCTTCGGCGTAGCCTTTCTGGTCTTCTCGGCTGGTAACGCTGTTTTCCGGTTCAGGGTGAGTGAGGAGGAAGAGATCGTCGGGCTCAATATCTCAGAGCTTGGGATTCATCAGGAGAGTGAGCTGCAGGATTCACAAGCAATACAAGATAGGACGCTTTCATGA
- a CDS encoding type IV pili methyl-accepting chemotaxis transducer N-terminal domain-containing protein, producing the protein MIRGPIFSKTTIGGMNSRQQPLKRRELLIGMGVLTSVLVMNPTSVIGQTEQSDGAHKINLSGRQRMLIQRTGKFVCLAYKNPNPGPLLAAATEAQALHQITEAGLRNGDDELGLEPESNASVLKALSRAKNAFAPYGQTIRDAIERRSVQDEHIQKISNLNGPALAEMHAAVNLIERVYKSAELSEQMAMLINISGRQRMFTQRLVLLLCLTRHGAISGEARQELFRTMNRFSLSLNILNRVTPGALPTSKSQPILERLSEAQGYWEALRQLVSTARWSTENQFVDDVQAVDEKAEDLLKRMNEIVLLYEKAAE; encoded by the coding sequence ATGATCAGGGGTCCCATTTTTTCTAAAACGACAATCGGTGGAATGAATTCTCGCCAACAGCCTTTGAAACGTCGGGAGTTACTCATAGGCATGGGAGTTTTGACCTCGGTCTTAGTTATGAATCCGACGAGTGTCATTGGGCAAACGGAACAGTCTGACGGGGCTCATAAAATCAACTTGTCAGGCCGCCAGAGAATGTTGATCCAACGTACCGGAAAGTTTGTCTGTCTTGCCTATAAGAACCCCAATCCAGGCCCACTTCTTGCGGCTGCAACAGAGGCACAGGCGCTGCATCAAATAACCGAAGCAGGACTAAGGAACGGGGATGATGAACTCGGACTTGAACCGGAATCCAATGCCTCGGTTTTAAAGGCGCTGAGCCGAGCCAAGAATGCCTTTGCCCCATATGGTCAAACAATCCGTGATGCAATCGAGCGCCGCAGTGTCCAAGACGAACACATTCAGAAAATTTCAAACCTCAACGGACCTGCTCTTGCCGAAATGCACGCCGCGGTCAACCTGATCGAGCGCGTTTACAAAAGCGCTGAGCTATCCGAGCAAATGGCCATGCTCATCAATATCTCGGGTCGACAGCGAATGTTTACTCAAAGATTGGTTCTGCTGCTGTGCCTGACGCGGCATGGCGCGATATCAGGTGAAGCCCGCCAGGAACTCTTCAGAACCATGAACCGGTTTAGCCTATCGCTGAATATTCTGAACCGGGTAACGCCCGGAGCGCTCCCAACTTCAAAATCACAGCCAATCCTTGAGCGTCTAAGCGAGGCTCAGGGATACTGGGAAGCGCTCAGGCAGTTAGTTTCAACGGCCAGATGGTCCACAGAAAATCAGTTTGTCGATGATGTTCAGGCTGTCGACGAAAAAGCAGAAGATCTTCTCAAGAGGATGAACGAAATCGTCCTGCTCTATGAAAAGGCCGCCGAATGA
- a CDS encoding response regulator: protein MTTERQTPKLGLTIGTKLAAISIVISMAAVCIAAVLAGYSSNEALKRAAFERLTAVRELKAQQIESYFSQVENELKFVAESAPLKDNLQQLRRGIVYLQVSEDLVTPEYRDDLNQFYLEDFRARYEAETGTRADNAVIDGLLPRDPLAIFLQHRYMLDPQLVNQVQFETQYGAAVSALEQSLGEFQDRFGFYDVFLIEPNEGRIVYSVEREIDFGTSVFDGPHSNTNLARAVTTAMAANPDQVIFADFEPYIPSFNAPAAFAALPVYDGPNPIGVLAVQLPLSGINAIMTSNEAWSDVGLGDSGEAYLVGRDKLLRNQSRFLIEDREEYLKLVGEVGLPSSIIDQIERTNSSVGLQEVDTVGTQAALSGHTGTEIFPDYRDVEVLSSYRPLELSGLDWVIMSEIDREEALRDADRLIDRLILVASIVLAIAIYASYLFSISLTRPLRLLSGSAARLTTGELDEPIKVRTSDEIGELSQNFEALRLSIIQSLEEVETQKSLLETTVAARTTELNEASAQLQLALSKMSNGIYMLDAGMNYVLTNERYTEMLALPPRLVEPGQPEEEVIRWHAENGDYGLGDTEQLVRTRLEALAEGHSSNVVLNTAAGRTIEIRTTPISGGGLVGVVSDITTIKRNEAELLKQNENLKKIQSDLAFSEQRISKIIEASPIGILSIDRKGKIETFSSAAEQIFGYYASDVIGKNLKILMETHVAIEHDLYLERRIHGASSTVVGQSRVVNAVRKDGSVFKLEARVEEVQVGDEIFYIGLVEDITERLELERQAEEAREQAERANEAKSAFLANMSHELRTPMNAIIGYSEMMAEDAEDDGLEDMLEDLNKITNAGKHLLSLINDVLDLSKIEAGKMDMFLEDFAVKDITEDVASTALSLIQKNSNELVLDVDQDLDTMHGDVTKVRQILFNLISNAAKFTKEGKITLSANLDSIANEPAIRFAITDTGIGIPEDKIEHIFAEFSQADESTTRDYGGTGLGLALVKRFCEMMGGSIRVESTIGQGSSFIVTLPKKAQKKHAGLEEEARISGATSEPASSDEDATPISTEAMKDTSVRKSVLVIDDEASARELLKKRLEAEGCSVLLAKSGAEGLALAAEHLPALITLDVMMPGMDGWTVLRRLKADNTLKDIPVVMISMVGDKAMSYSLGAVESLQKPVDRGKLSGLVKKYASVGQKTALVVEDDPAARETMVRTLQGDGWEVDEAGNGKIALGKTEQHEFELILLDLMMPVMDGFEFLERLRSSDHPSANTPIIIVTAMELNTEDRKRLQTSVSDVVQKSGGDVEGVLEEILSLVHR from the coding sequence ATGACGACTGAAAGGCAAACCCCAAAACTGGGATTGACGATCGGCACAAAGCTGGCGGCAATTAGCATCGTCATATCGATGGCTGCTGTCTGTATCGCGGCCGTCTTGGCTGGATACTCGTCAAACGAAGCCCTGAAGCGTGCGGCGTTCGAAAGACTGACAGCCGTTCGCGAACTCAAGGCACAGCAAATTGAAAGCTATTTCTCACAAGTCGAGAACGAGCTCAAGTTTGTTGCGGAAAGCGCACCGTTGAAAGACAATCTTCAACAACTTCGGCGAGGGATAGTTTATCTGCAAGTCTCCGAAGATCTTGTGACGCCAGAGTATCGGGATGATCTAAATCAATTCTACCTTGAGGACTTTCGTGCGCGGTATGAGGCGGAAACAGGAACCCGCGCCGACAACGCGGTCATTGATGGCTTGCTGCCACGGGATCCCTTGGCGATATTTCTGCAGCATAGATACATGCTTGATCCTCAACTAGTAAATCAAGTTCAGTTCGAGACTCAATATGGGGCAGCCGTTTCAGCGCTGGAACAGTCACTGGGGGAATTTCAGGACCGCTTCGGTTTTTATGATGTATTTCTAATCGAACCTAACGAGGGACGCATCGTCTACTCCGTTGAGCGGGAAATTGATTTCGGAACCAGTGTATTCGACGGGCCGCATTCAAACACAAACCTTGCCCGGGCAGTCACGACCGCCATGGCTGCAAATCCAGATCAGGTCATCTTTGCCGACTTCGAACCCTATATCCCTTCATTCAACGCGCCAGCCGCATTTGCCGCCTTGCCCGTGTATGATGGACCAAATCCGATTGGGGTTCTTGCCGTGCAACTTCCTCTAAGCGGGATCAACGCGATTATGACCTCTAACGAGGCTTGGAGCGACGTTGGGTTGGGCGACTCCGGCGAAGCGTATCTTGTTGGTCGCGATAAACTTCTGCGCAATCAGTCCCGCTTCCTGATCGAAGATCGTGAAGAGTATCTGAAGTTGGTCGGTGAAGTTGGCCTCCCAAGCTCCATCATAGATCAGATCGAACGGACAAACAGTTCCGTTGGCTTGCAAGAAGTCGACACCGTTGGCACGCAGGCAGCTCTCTCAGGACACACAGGAACAGAGATTTTCCCCGACTACAGAGATGTCGAAGTCTTGTCCTCTTATCGTCCGCTTGAGTTGTCTGGACTAGATTGGGTCATTATGAGCGAAATCGATCGCGAGGAAGCCCTGCGCGATGCCGACCGATTGATTGACCGGTTGATCTTGGTCGCCTCCATAGTTCTTGCGATCGCAATTTACGCGTCATACCTCTTTTCAATTTCGCTTACGCGGCCTCTTAGATTGCTGTCTGGCAGCGCCGCAAGACTAACTACTGGTGAATTGGACGAGCCTATTAAGGTGCGGACAAGCGACGAGATCGGCGAGCTGTCGCAGAATTTCGAAGCGTTGCGCCTATCGATTATCCAGTCACTCGAGGAAGTTGAAACCCAAAAGTCGTTGTTGGAAACAACCGTGGCTGCACGGACAACCGAACTAAACGAAGCATCGGCTCAGCTTCAGCTTGCGTTGTCGAAGATGTCGAACGGCATCTATATGCTTGATGCAGGCATGAATTATGTCCTGACAAATGAGCGCTACACCGAGATGCTTGCTCTGCCACCACGTCTGGTCGAACCGGGGCAGCCAGAAGAAGAGGTCATCCGTTGGCACGCAGAAAACGGTGACTATGGGCTTGGCGATACTGAACAGCTAGTCCGGACTCGTTTGGAAGCTCTCGCCGAAGGCCACTCATCAAACGTTGTTCTCAATACAGCGGCTGGCCGGACGATTGAAATCAGAACAACGCCAATCAGCGGAGGGGGACTCGTCGGGGTCGTTTCCGACATCACAACGATCAAACGTAACGAGGCAGAACTTCTTAAGCAGAATGAAAATCTGAAGAAGATTCAAAGCGATCTCGCGTTCAGTGAACAGAGAATATCGAAGATTATTGAAGCGAGTCCCATCGGTATCCTTTCAATTGACAGAAAAGGAAAGATTGAAACATTCAGCTCCGCTGCTGAACAAATTTTTGGTTACTACGCGTCAGACGTTATTGGAAAGAACCTCAAGATCCTGATGGAGACACACGTCGCCATTGAGCATGACCTTTATCTTGAACGCCGTATTCATGGTGCGTCGTCTACGGTCGTTGGTCAAAGTCGGGTCGTCAACGCCGTTCGAAAAGATGGATCGGTATTCAAACTGGAAGCGCGGGTTGAGGAAGTTCAAGTCGGGGATGAAATCTTCTATATCGGGCTCGTGGAAGACATAACTGAACGCCTTGAACTGGAACGGCAAGCCGAGGAGGCGCGCGAGCAGGCGGAACGGGCGAATGAAGCCAAGAGCGCGTTCCTTGCAAATATGAGCCATGAACTTCGCACACCAATGAATGCGATCATTGGATACTCGGAAATGATGGCAGAGGATGCTGAAGATGACGGGCTGGAAGACATGCTCGAGGATCTGAACAAGATTACCAACGCTGGTAAGCACCTTCTGTCCTTGATTAACGACGTTCTCGACCTCTCCAAGATCGAAGCCGGGAAAATGGATATGTTCCTTGAAGACTTTGCCGTCAAGGACATTACCGAAGACGTGGCCAGTACAGCACTTAGCCTTATCCAAAAGAATTCCAATGAACTGGTTCTGGATGTCGATCAGGATCTAGACACCATGCATGGCGATGTTACGAAAGTTCGCCAGATTCTCTTCAATTTGATCTCCAACGCAGCGAAGTTCACAAAGGAAGGAAAGATTACTCTCTCCGCCAATTTGGATTCCATAGCAAATGAACCGGCAATTCGGTTTGCCATCACCGATACCGGGATCGGCATCCCTGAAGACAAGATTGAGCATATATTCGCGGAATTCTCTCAAGCGGATGAATCTACGACACGCGATTACGGTGGAACCGGTCTAGGGCTCGCCCTCGTCAAGAGATTTTGCGAAATGATGGGCGGCAGCATCCGTGTCGAAAGTACCATTGGGCAAGGTTCAAGTTTTATCGTCACATTGCCAAAGAAAGCTCAAAAGAAGCATGCAGGGCTTGAAGAGGAAGCGCGCATTTCAGGCGCAACGTCAGAGCCCGCTTCATCGGATGAGGACGCGACACCTATTTCAACTGAGGCAATGAAGGATACTTCTGTTCGAAAATCGGTCCTTGTCATTGATGATGAGGCCTCGGCCCGGGAACTTCTGAAGAAGCGTCTAGAAGCGGAGGGCTGTTCGGTGTTATTGGCCAAATCCGGCGCTGAAGGTCTGGCACTCGCTGCGGAACACTTGCCCGCCCTCATAACGCTGGATGTGATGATGCCCGGAATGGACGGCTGGACAGTCCTCCGCCGACTAAAGGCTGACAATACACTGAAGGATATTCCCGTCGTCATGATTTCGATGGTTGGAGACAAGGCCATGAGCTATTCGCTCGGTGCCGTCGAATCTCTTCAAAAACCGGTTGACCGAGGCAAACTATCGGGGCTTGTCAAAAAGTATGCGTCGGTCGGTCAAAAGACAGCACTTGTCGTTGAAGACGATCCGGCTGCGCGCGAAACCATGGTGCGCACGCTTCAAGGCGACGGCTGGGAGGTCGATGAAGCGGGGAACGGAAAGATTGCGCTTGGGAAAACAGAACAGCATGAATTCGAACTCATCCTTCTTGACCTCATGATGCCGGTGATGGACGGTTTTGAGTTTCTGGAAAGGCTCAGATCAAGCGACCACCCATCGGCCAACACTCCAATAATTATTGTTACAGCGATGGAACTGAACACCGAAGACCGCAAGCGCCTTCAGACCAGTGTTAGCGATGTCGTGCAAAAGTCTGGCGGAGATGTGGAGGGCGTTTTGGAAGAAATACTCTCGCTGGTTCATCGATAG
- a CDS encoding pentapeptide repeat-containing protein — MKETAGKQAPGLDEALRALNGEVTDWELFLSSYPDTSAVFAGADLSEADLSERNLSGLDLTGTDLFEARLSSANLKHAKMDHAELSGADLSHAGLYKARLTDATLTAANLQNADLTEADLSGADLRGANFVGADLTGADLRDANLTDADLRNTCLKNANISRASLCTARVEGAKVTGIVYGNLKEMSGRYLGIRGIDSVYGNALFVRDARDQDYIDTLEASISNMPAGFAKSVEQTLFKAWGLFDHGRSLLKVGAYALFLATLYGIIYSFDMWLGWGMMDYSNSAQSWFTPFYVSLVTYTTLGYGDVTAENVYGEILVISEVVLGYFTLGLLLSIIANTIARRS, encoded by the coding sequence TTGAAAGAAACGGCTGGCAAACAGGCTCCGGGGCTTGATGAGGCATTGCGGGCACTTAACGGTGAAGTGACAGACTGGGAGCTTTTCCTCTCAAGTTACCCTGATACTTCGGCAGTTTTCGCTGGGGCCGACCTTTCCGAGGCGGACCTATCGGAACGTAACCTTTCAGGACTTGACCTCACCGGCACCGACCTTTTCGAAGCCCGATTGTCATCTGCAAACTTGAAGCACGCAAAAATGGATCACGCGGAGCTTTCAGGGGCGGATCTTTCTCATGCCGGACTATACAAGGCCAGACTGACAGATGCTACACTCACCGCGGCAAACCTCCAGAACGCCGACTTAACAGAGGCTGATCTTTCCGGCGCGGATCTGCGTGGAGCAAATTTTGTCGGGGCCGACCTGACCGGCGCTGACCTCCGTGATGCAAACCTAACAGACGCCGACCTTCGCAATACCTGCCTGAAGAATGCTAATATTTCGCGCGCGTCACTCTGCACAGCAAGGGTCGAAGGGGCCAAGGTGACCGGCATCGTCTACGGCAATTTAAAAGAAATGAGCGGTCGCTACCTCGGAATTCGCGGCATAGACTCTGTTTACGGCAACGCGCTTTTTGTACGAGACGCTAGGGATCAGGACTACATAGACACCCTGGAAGCTTCTATTTCAAATATGCCTGCCGGTTTTGCGAAGTCCGTTGAGCAAACTTTGTTCAAGGCTTGGGGACTATTTGATCACGGCCGCAGCCTTCTAAAAGTGGGAGCTTACGCGCTATTTCTCGCAACGCTGTACGGGATTATTTATTCGTTTGATATGTGGCTAGGGTGGGGAATGATGGATTATTCCAACTCGGCGCAAAGCTGGTTTACACCCTTCTACGTCTCGTTGGTTACATATACGACGCTGGGATATGGCGATGTAACAGCTGAAAACGTCTATGGAGAAATTCTCGTCATTAGTGAAGTTGTACTAGGCTATTTTACTCTCGGTCTGCTTCTTTCCATTATCGCAAATACTATTGCCCGGCGAAGCTAG
- a CDS encoding MobC family plasmid mobilization relaxosome protein, translating into MAKAHAAGLPNATLMREALGLVEARRRKPVPRVDPKLTFAIARIGGNLNQLSRWINGAVKSGRASQIDALKVAAQLVIIERQMAQIVAAHTGENCE; encoded by the coding sequence GTGGCCAAGGCGCACGCCGCTGGCCTGCCCAATGCCACGTTGATGCGCGAGGCCTTGGGGCTGGTCGAGGCGCGCCGACGCAAGCCCGTCCCTCGCGTTGATCCGAAGTTAACCTTTGCGATTGCCCGTATCGGCGGCAACCTCAATCAGCTGTCACGCTGGATCAACGGAGCGGTCAAATCCGGCCGTGCGAGCCAGATCGATGCGCTCAAGGTCGCTGCTCAGCTGGTGATCATCGAACGGCAGATGGCGCAGATCGTGGCGGCGCACACAGGCGAGAACTGCGAATGA
- a CDS encoding LacI family DNA-binding transcriptional regulator — MTLDTKRPLTLRDVSEATGVSEMTVSRVLRNRGDVSDKTRQKVLVAAKELGYVPNKIAGALASSRVNLVAVIIPSLSNMVFPEVLTGINRILENTELQPVVGVTDYIPEKEEKVLYEMLSWRPSGVIIAGLEHSEAARAMLNAAGIPVVEIMDTDGKPVDAMVGISHRRAGREMAKAILKAGYRHIGFMGTKMPLDHRARKRFEGFTEALAKEGVEIEDRAFYSGGSALAKGREMTQEMLERSPDLDFLYYSNDMIGAGGLLHLLDQGIDVPGQIGLAGFNGVELLQGLPRQLATMDACRQEIGRKAAEIIAAQLDDPEADIETRITLTPTISYGDTLKRR, encoded by the coding sequence GTGACACTGGATACCAAACGGCCCCTGACCCTGCGTGATGTTTCCGAAGCGACAGGTGTTTCTGAGATGACGGTCAGCCGCGTACTGCGCAATCGAGGTGATGTATCCGACAAAACCCGGCAAAAGGTGCTCGTTGCGGCCAAGGAATTGGGGTACGTGCCCAACAAAATCGCCGGCGCGTTGGCATCCAGCAGGGTCAATCTTGTTGCCGTGATCATCCCGTCACTGTCGAACATGGTGTTCCCCGAAGTTCTGACCGGGATCAACAGAATCCTGGAAAACACCGAACTTCAACCAGTCGTGGGCGTTACAGACTATATCCCTGAAAAGGAAGAAAAGGTTCTGTACGAGATGTTGTCCTGGCGGCCCTCGGGTGTGATCATCGCCGGGTTGGAGCATTCCGAAGCGGCCAGGGCCATGCTGAACGCAGCAGGCATCCCGGTGGTGGAAATCATGGATACCGATGGCAAACCGGTCGACGCAATGGTTGGGATCTCGCACCGTCGTGCCGGGCGCGAGATGGCCAAGGCGATCCTGAAAGCAGGTTATCGCCACATCGGCTTTATGGGCACCAAAATGCCACTGGATCACCGCGCCCGCAAACGGTTCGAAGGATTTACCGAAGCGCTGGCCAAGGAGGGTGTCGAGATTGAAGATCGCGCCTTCTATTCAGGTGGTTCGGCGTTGGCCAAAGGTCGGGAAATGACCCAGGAAATGCTGGAACGGTCGCCAGATCTGGATTTCCTGTATTACTCCAACGACATGATTGGTGCTGGTGGGCTGCTCCACTTGCTGGATCAGGGCATTGATGTGCCGGGGCAGATCGGGCTGGCTGGATTTAACGGTGTTGAACTTCTCCAAGGCCTGCCACGTCAGTTGGCCACAATGGATGCCTGTCGTCAGGAAATCGGTCGCAAGGCAGCTGAGATCATAGCAGCCCAGCTGGATGACCCCGAAGCAGACATCGAAACCCGGATCACCCTGACACCCACCATCTCATATGGCGACACGCTGAAACGGCGATGA